A genomic region of Raphanus sativus cultivar WK10039 chromosome 6, ASM80110v3, whole genome shotgun sequence contains the following coding sequences:
- the LOC108813623 gene encoding protein NARROW LEAF 1-like gives MRQAGSAGHQHCDFTAASYFSWPTSSRLSNAAEERANYFSNLQKEEDDEEQEEVSPEPASAEPKGQRATTLLELMTIRAFHSKILRCYSLGTAIGFRIRRGVLTDIPAIIVFVSRKVHKQWLSPLQCLPTALEGAGGIWCDVDVVEFSYFGEPDHQPTPKQTFTTDIVDHLQGSDPFIGSGSQVASQETCGTLGAIVRSQTGGRQVGFVTNRHVAVNLDYPSQKMFHPLPPALGPGVYLGAVERATSFITDDLWFGIFAGTNPETFVRADGAFIPFADDYDLSRVTTSVKGGVGEIGEVKAIELQSPVGSLVGKQVVKVGRSSGLTTGTVLAYALEYNDERGVCFLTDFLVVGENHRSPFDLEGDSGSLIVMKGEEENARPIGIIWGGTGSRGRLKLKVGESPESWTTGVDLGRLLTHLQLDLITTDEGLKAAVKEQRAASTTGMSSMVADSSPPYVNLKKEKRSPEEKLEASLGPLQVQHIDLEERIETKGGPPSVEHQFMPSFSGQCSVSSWPETAREDIVAGLANGGCDGDLCVGLRLGEGDNGGKRRRTEMTKDRMRPAE, from the exons ATGCGTCAGGCAGGATCAGCAGGTCATCAACACTGTGATTTCACGGCGGCGTCTTACTTCTCATGGCCGACATCAAGCAGGCTGAGCAACGCTGCGGAGGAGAGGGCTAACTACTTCTCGAACCTGCAGAAGGAGGAGGATGATGAGGAACAAGAGGAGGTTTCTCCTGAACCAGCATCTGCAGAGCCTAAAGGGCAACGAGCAACCACTTTGCTTGAGCTCATGACCATAAGAGCCTTCCACAGCAAGATCTTGCGCTGTTACAGCCTTGGAACCGCTATTGGTTTCCGGATCCGGAGAGGGGTTCTCACGGATATACCTGCTATCATTGTGTTTGTGTCTAGGAAAGTTCATAAACAGTGGCTTAGCCCTCTTCAGTGTCTTCCTACTGCTCTTGAG GGAGCTGGAGGGATATGGTGTGATGTGGATGTGGTGGAGTTTTCTTATTTTGGAGAGCCTGATCATCAGCCTACACCTAAACAAACATTCACCACTGATATTGTTGATCATCTCCAAGGATCTGATCCCTTCATTGGATCAGGCTCTCAG GTGGCAAGCCAGGAGACTTGTGGGACTCTGGGGGCAATAGTGAGGAGTCAGACAGGAGGTAGACAAGTTGGGTTTGTGACTAACCGTCATGTTGCTGTTAACTTGGACTACCCAAGCCAGAAGATGTTTCATCCTCTCCCTCCTGCACTTGGCCCTGGGGTCTACCTTGGAGCCGTTGAGAGAGCCACTTCCTTCATCACTGATGATCTCTGGTTTGGCATTTTCGCTGGCACCAATCcag AGACGTTTGTGAGAGCAGATGGAGCATTCATCCCTTTTGCAGACGACTACGACCTGTCACGTGTCACAACGTCTGTCAAAGGTGGAGTAGGAGAGATTGGAGAGGTCAAAGCAATTGAGCTGCAGTCTCCGGTTGGGAGTTTAGTAGGGAAACAGGTGGTGAAAGTTGGGAGAAGCTCTGGTTTGACTACAGGAACTGTTCTGGCTTATGCTTTGGAGTATAATGACGAGAGAGGAGTCTGCTTCCTCACTGACTTCCTTGTTGTTGGTGAGAACCATCGCAGTCCTTTTGATCTTGAAGGAGATAGCGGAAGCTTGATAGTGATGAAAGGAGAGGAGGAGAATGCAAGGCCTATTGGGATCATATGGGGAGGTACTGGTAGCAGAgggaggctgaaacttaaagtgGGTGAGTCTCCAGAGAGCTGGACTACTGGTGTTGATCTAGGAAGACTTCTTACTCATCTCCAGCTTGATCTAATCACTACTGATGAAGGGTTGAAAG CGGCGGTGAAAGAACAACGAGCGGCCTCAACAACGGGAATGAGCTCaatggttgcagactcatcaccTCCATACGTGAATCtcaagaaagagaagagaagccCTGAAGAGAAGTTAGAGGCGTCGTTAGGGCCTCTCCAGGTGCAACACATTGATCTTGAAGAGAGGATAGAAACAAAAGGAGGTCCTCCGAGTGTGGAGCACCAGTTCATGCCGAGCTTCAGCGGTCAGTGTTCAGTGTCTTCTTGGCCCGAGACTGCTAGAGAGGATATTGTTGCCGGTCTTGCAAATGGTGGATGCGATGGGGATTTATGTGTAGGACTGCGTTTAGGGGAAGGGGACAATGGAGGTAAACGCAGACGCACTGAGATGACCAAGGATAGAATGAGACCCGCTGAATAG
- the LOC108810047 gene encoding SEED MATURATION PROTEIN 1-like, producing MAKNKDDIKYATAQTKQSEDEAIRVRYKHGTPLEGGKIAESEPVELFASAQGVEKGKDQAASEITGDQTQMHRDKAKDVPGTRTDDSLR from the coding sequence ATGGCAAAGAACAAGGACGACATAAAGTATGCAACCGCTCAAACTAAGCAATCTGAAGACGAGGCGATACGAGTGAGATACAAACATGGGACACCTTTGGAAGGAGGGAAGATCGCAGAGTCTGAGCCTGTAGAGCTGTTTGCAAGCGCTCAAGGTGTCGAAAAGGGAAAGGATCAGGCAGCGTCTGAAATCACTGGAGATCAGACACAGATGCACCGTGACAAAGCGAAAGACGTTCCCGGAACAAGAACAGATGATAGTCTTCGTTAA
- the LOC108810046 gene encoding auxin-responsive protein SAUR78-like, translating into MMKKMRLMMLLRRCKSVSTQLGRSYSYTSLRSQSARRDPHDQLHDVDQSSPTPSLYQTVFVGRTKKPYLISKQHLKHPLLNALVEKQQRYEEDENEDGSCVITVKCEVVLFDHLLWMLENGDQGHILESLDDFAHLYLSP; encoded by the coding sequence atgatgaagaagatgagactGATGATGCTGTTAAGGAGATGCAAGAGCGTGTCCACGCAACTAGGTCGTTCATATTCCTACACAAGCCTCAGATCCCAATCAGCAAGAAGAGATCCACACGACCAACTCCATGACGTCGACCAAAGCAGCCCTACACCGTCTTTGTACCAGACAGTGTTTGTCGGACGTACCAAGAAACCTTACTTGATCAGTAAGCAACACCTGAAGCACCCTCTACTCAACGCTCTTGTGGAAAAGCAACAGAGGtacgaagaagatgaaaatgaaGATGGAAGCTGTGTGATTACGGTGAAATGTGAAGTCGTTTTGTTCGACCATCTTCTGTGGATGCTAGAAAACGGAGACCAGGGGCACATACTGGAGTCTTTAGATGACTTTGctcatctctatctctctccttGA